The following DNA comes from Candidatus Omnitrophota bacterium.
AAGACAGGCGGCAGCCCCACCCGCAAATGCAGATCGCTGGCCCCCCTTCTTATCATTTCTTCAAATAATTTATTGATCTTCATCAGTAAGTTTTTTTCCGCATGGCCGGCGGCACATCAACAGCGTCGGGTTCTTCCGGAGCAGAAAACTGCGCATCAAAATAATCCGGCTTCGTGTCGTCCCGCGCGGATTTTTCCTCAAAATTCGTCGCCACGAGCGTCACCTTGACATCGTCCTCCATGGAAGAATCATAAGTCTGTCCGAAGTACACATGGCACTCCTTTGATACCTCCTTCTTCACGATCTCCATCGCCTCCGCCACCTCGAACATCGTCAGATTCTGCGGATTGCCGGTTATATTCACCAGAAGCCCCCGCGCGCCCTCTATGGAGATATTCTCCAGCAGTGGGCTGTCCATGGCGCGGTTTATGGCGTCCTGAGTCCTCTTCTCGCCCTTTCCCTCGCCTATACCCATGAGCGCTTTGCCGGCGTCTTTCATTATGGCTTTCACATCCGCGAAGTCCACCTGTATAACAGACTGTGAAGTGATTATATCCGTTATCGCCTGAACGCCCTGGCGGAGCACATCGTCAACGGTGTTAAAGGCCTCTTCTATGAGTGTGCGCTTATCTATCACCGTAAAAAGTTTCTGGTTCGGTATTATCAGTATCGTGTCAGCGGTGCCCTCAAGATTTTTAAAACCGGCGTCGGCCTGTTTCATCCTGACCGAGCCCTCAAAACTGAAAGGCTTTGTGGCCAGGGCGACCGTCAGTATCCCCATCTCCTTGGCCATGGCTGAAAAAACCGGAGCCGCGCCCGTCCCCGTGCCGCCGCCCATGCCGGCGGTGACAAAGACCATATCGGCGCCTTCCAGGGCCTGCCTTATAACGTCCCTGGATTCTTCCGCGGCCGTGCGGCCGATTTCTGGATTTCCGCCGGCTCCGAGGCCTTTTGTGCTGTTCTCGCCGAGCTGTATCCTGTATGTGGCCAGGGACTGCTTCAAAGCGAGCGCGTCAGTGTTGGCCGCTATAAAGTCAACGCCCTTTATGTTGGAATTGATCATCCTGTTAATGGCGTTGCAGCCGCCGCCGCCCACGCCTATAACTTTTATCCTGGCCCTTAAATTATCCTCATTATCCATTCTTATCATTAGCCACCTCCACGCCTATTCGTAAATTATCCGCAATTCGTGCGCGCGAAAAACAGATTATCCGCAATTCTAAGATATTTAGCGATTTTAGTAAATGAGTAATGTGGGCGGTTGTTAATGCTCCTTACTCCTTCAAAAGCGAATTTATCAGATTTTTTGTTTTTTTCCGCAGAGCCGCAAGGCCGGCGCTGTTTTCTATGATAAAATCCGCATCGGCATCGGGATAGAACCCGTCTTCCTGAAAGAAAGAAATATTTTTCGCGAGGGCCGGGGAAATACCCCTTTCCGCTATATTGTTTTCGCGCTGCGGATCAGAACACCCCACGAGAACTATTTTGTCAAACCAGCCTCTCATCCCCATTTTGAAAAGGAGAGCGTTTTCAGCGGCGCAGAGAGGATGAGCGTCAAGGATTTTTTTCATTTCGCTTTTGATGGACGGATGCATTATGTTTTCAAGCTTTCTCATAGCGGATTCGGAATTAAAAACCAGCTCGCCGAGTTTTTTCCTGCTGACGGAGCCCCCGGTGTCCAGAATGCCGGAGCCGAAGATATTCAAAACTTCGCCCGAAACAGGATTTCCCCGTTCTAAAAGCATGTGCGCTATTTCATCGGCGGAACAGACGAAAAAACCGGATTCTGCAAATATCTTTAACACCTCGCTTTTTCCCGAGGCGAATTTTCCCGTTATGCCTATTTTAAGCCGCCGGATGGATTTATTTTGTGGCAAGATTGTTAACAAATGCCTGGAACGGTTTCTCAAGAGCGAGATAAAGCATGTAGGCGGTAAAGATGAGCGAATATATCACAAAAAGCGATTTCAGCATGAAAGCCACCGTCAAAGGCTGTTCCGCTGTCTGAAGATTCTCTCCGCAGAATTTGCAGTAAACCGCGCTCTTTTTATTTTCTTTGCCGCATTTTAAACATTTCATAGTTGTGTATTCTATCAAATATCAAAGCAAAAAAACAGAAACTGTCAAAAGACTCCTGCGCTATTTGATCTTTCCGCCGAGTGACAGGATCTTATCTCGCAGGATAATGGCCATCTCAAAATCAAGATTATCCGCGGCCTCGCGCAGATCCTTTTTCAGCTGATTGAGAAGATCAGGGTTAGACGAAGTGAATTTGTCCAGATTTTCTTTTAACAGGCCG
Coding sequences within:
- the coaE gene encoding dephospho-CoA kinase (Dephospho-CoA kinase (CoaE) performs the final step in coenzyme A biosynthesis.), producing the protein MRSSLPPTCFISLLRNRSRHLLTILPQNKSIRRLKIGITGKFASGKSEVLKIFAESGFFVCSADEIAHMLLERGNPVSGEVLNIFGSGILDTGGSVSRKKLGELVFNSESAMRKLENIMHPSIKSEMKKILDAHPLCAAENALLFKMGMRGWFDKIVLVGCSDPQRENNIAERGISPALAKNISFFQEDGFYPDADADFIIENSAGLAALRKKTKNLINSLLKE
- a CDS encoding zinc ribbon domain-containing protein, yielding MKCLKCGKENKKSAVYCKFCGENLQTAEQPLTVAFMLKSLFVIYSLIFTAYMLYLALEKPFQAFVNNLATK
- the ftsZ gene encoding cell division protein FtsZ; the encoded protein is MIRMDNEDNLRARIKVIGVGGGGCNAINRMINSNIKGVDFIAANTDALALKQSLATYRIQLGENSTKGLGAGGNPEIGRTAAEESRDVIRQALEGADMVFVTAGMGGGTGTGAAPVFSAMAKEMGILTVALATKPFSFEGSVRMKQADAGFKNLEGTADTILIIPNQKLFTVIDKRTLIEEAFNTVDDVLRQGVQAITDIITSQSVIQVDFADVKAIMKDAGKALMGIGEGKGEKRTQDAINRAMDSPLLENISIEGARGLLVNITGNPQNLTMFEVAEAMEIVKKEVSKECHVYFGQTYDSSMEDDVKVTLVATNFEEKSARDDTKPDYFDAQFSAPEEPDAVDVPPAMRKKTY